One Streptomyces lincolnensis genomic region harbors:
- a CDS encoding sec-independent translocase, with amino-acid sequence MFNDIGPLEVVTLVVLAVLVFGPDKLPKVIQDITRTIRKIREFSESAKQDIRGELGPEFKDFEFEDLNPKTFIRKQLDNDELGLKEIRNGFDLKKEMAEVTDAVHGREAESSSSSGASGSSGGRVDMTKKPEEPGKDDRPPFDADAT; translated from the coding sequence GTGTTCAATGACATAGGACCGCTCGAGGTCGTGACCCTCGTTGTCCTCGCCGTGCTCGTCTTCGGTCCGGACAAGCTTCCGAAGGTCATCCAGGACATCACCCGGACGATTCGCAAGATCCGGGAGTTCTCCGAGAGCGCCAAGCAGGACATCCGCGGCGAACTGGGCCCGGAGTTCAAGGACTTCGAGTTCGAGGACCTGAACCCCAAGACGTTCATCCGCAAGCAGCTGGACAACGACGAGCTGGGGCTCAAGGAGATCCGCAACGGCTTCGACCTGAAGAAGGAGATGGCCGAGGTCACGGACGCGGTCCACGGCCGCGAGGCCGAATCCTCCTCGTCCTCGGGTGCCTCGGGCTCGTCCGGCGGCCGCGTCGACATGACCAAGAAGCCCGAGGAGCCGGGCAAGGACGACCGCCCGCCTTTCGACGCGGACGCCACCTGA
- a CDS encoding Mrp/NBP35 family ATP-binding protein produces the protein MAMEDAVREALSTVNDPEINRPITELGMVKSVEIGADGAVAVTVYLTVSGCPMRDTITQRVTDAVSAVEGVTRVDVTLDVMSDEQRKELATALRGGQTEREVPFAKPGSLTRVYAVASGKGGVGKSSVTVNLAAAMAADGLKVGVVDADIYGHSVPRMLGADGTPTQVENMIMPPSAHGVKVISIGMFTPGNSAVVWRGPMLHRALQQFLSDVYWGDLDVLLLDLPPGTGDIAISVAQLVPNAEILVVTTPQQAAAEVAERAGSIAVQTHQKIVGVVENMAGLPCPHCGEMVDVFGTGGGQSVADGLTRTTGASVPVLGSIPIDVRLREGGDDGRPVVLTDPDSPAGSALRAIAGKLGGRQRGLSGLSLGITPKNKF, from the coding sequence ATGGCTATGGAAGACGCGGTGCGTGAAGCGCTGTCGACGGTGAACGACCCCGAGATCAACCGCCCCATCACCGAGCTCGGGATGGTCAAGTCGGTCGAGATCGGTGCGGACGGGGCGGTCGCGGTCACCGTGTACCTGACGGTCTCCGGCTGCCCCATGCGCGACACGATCACGCAGCGCGTGACGGACGCGGTCTCGGCGGTCGAGGGCGTCACGCGCGTCGACGTCACGCTGGACGTGATGAGCGACGAGCAGCGCAAGGAGCTGGCGACCGCACTGCGCGGCGGCCAGACCGAGCGCGAGGTGCCCTTCGCCAAGCCGGGCTCGCTGACCCGCGTGTACGCGGTCGCCTCCGGCAAGGGCGGCGTCGGCAAGTCGTCGGTGACGGTGAACCTGGCGGCGGCCATGGCGGCGGACGGGCTGAAGGTCGGTGTCGTGGACGCCGACATCTACGGCCACTCCGTGCCGCGCATGCTGGGCGCCGACGGCACCCCCACCCAGGTCGAGAACATGATCATGCCGCCGTCCGCGCACGGCGTGAAGGTGATCTCCATCGGCATGTTCACCCCGGGCAACTCCGCGGTCGTGTGGCGTGGTCCGATGCTCCACCGGGCTCTCCAGCAGTTCCTGTCGGACGTCTACTGGGGCGACCTCGACGTCCTGCTGCTGGACCTGCCCCCGGGCACCGGCGACATCGCCATCTCCGTGGCCCAGCTGGTCCCGAACGCCGAGATCCTCGTCGTCACCACGCCCCAGCAGGCCGCCGCCGAGGTCGCCGAGCGGGCCGGCTCCATCGCCGTCCAGACCCACCAGAAGATCGTCGGCGTCGTCGAGAACATGGCGGGCCTGCCCTGCCCGCACTGCGGTGAGATGGTCGACGTCTTCGGCACGGGCGGCGGCCAGTCCGTCGCCGACGGCCTCACGCGGACGACGGGCGCCTCCGTCCCCGTCCTCGGCAGCATCCCCATCGACGTCCGCCTCCGTGAGGGCGGCGACGACGGCAGGCCGGTCGTCCTGACGGACCCGGACAGCCCGGCGGGCTCGGCGCTGCGGGCGATCGCGGGCAAGCTCGGAGGACGCCAGCGCGGCCTTTCGGGACTGTCCCTGGGCATCACGCCGAAGAACAAGTTCTAG
- a CDS encoding DUF1003 domain-containing protein — MTPERETAVRERTPAGATATTRSRPRLDQPRPPRRRVLPEWDPEAFGRLSERIARFLGTGRFIVWMTVVIILWVLWNIFAPYELRFDHYPFIFLTLMLSLQASYAAPLILLAQNRQDDRDRVNLEQDRKQNERSIADTEYLTREIAALRIGLGEVATRDWIRSELQDMVKELEERRSGHVVFPAERPRGRDVDDR; from the coding sequence ATGACGCCTGAGCGCGAGACCGCGGTCCGTGAGCGCACCCCCGCGGGCGCGACCGCCACCACCCGCTCCCGTCCCCGGCTCGACCAGCCGCGGCCGCCCCGGCGCCGAGTCCTGCCCGAGTGGGACCCGGAGGCCTTCGGACGGCTCTCGGAACGCATCGCGCGCTTCCTGGGCACCGGGCGGTTCATCGTCTGGATGACGGTCGTCATCATCCTGTGGGTGCTGTGGAACATCTTCGCCCCGTACGAGCTGCGCTTCGACCACTACCCGTTCATCTTCCTGACGCTGATGCTGTCGCTCCAGGCCTCCTACGCGGCCCCGCTGATCCTGCTCGCGCAGAACCGGCAGGACGACCGCGACCGGGTCAACCTCGAACAGGACCGCAAGCAGAACGAGCGGTCCATCGCCGACACCGAGTACCTGACCCGGGAGATCGCGGCCCTGCGGATCGGCCTCGGCGAGGTGGCCACCCGTGACTGGATCCGCTCGGAGCTCCAGGACATGGTGAAGGAGCTGGAGGAGCGACGGAGCGGGCACGTCGTATTCCCGGCAGAACGGCCGAGGGGACGTGACGTAGACGACCGGTGA